A genomic stretch from Natronomonas gomsonensis includes:
- the gatA gene encoding Asp-tRNA(Asn)/Glu-tRNA(Gln) amidotransferase subunit GatA: MSYNAFITEATIEPTDDGPLDGVTVAVKDNISTEGVRTTCGSAMLDDYVPPYDATVVERLKAAGATIVGKTNMDEFGMGTTTETSAFGATENPAAEGRVPGGSSGGSAAAVAAGEADAALGSDTGGSVRCPAAFCGVVGIKPTYGLVSRYGLVAYANSLEQIGPLAPTVEGAAAVLDAIAGPDPNDGTTREEGANSNYVDAADGDVGGLTVGVPTELLEGADERVRETFEAALDDLREQGATTEEVSLPSVETAVQAYYVIAMSEASSNLARFDGVRYGKSGGYEGNWNESFANAREEGFGEEVKRRILLGTYALSAGYHDKYYKQAQDARAWVKQDFDEAFETVDVLASPTMPVPPFELGESLDDPLQMYLADANTVPVNLANLPAISVPAGETNEGPVGLQLVGPAFEEETLIRAGSALA, translated from the coding sequence ATGAGCTACAACGCGTTCATCACCGAAGCGACCATCGAACCGACCGACGACGGCCCCCTCGACGGCGTCACCGTCGCCGTCAAGGACAACATTTCCACCGAGGGCGTCCGCACCACCTGTGGCTCGGCGATGCTCGACGACTACGTGCCGCCGTACGACGCCACCGTCGTCGAGCGACTGAAAGCCGCCGGTGCGACCATCGTCGGCAAGACCAACATGGACGAGTTCGGGATGGGGACGACCACCGAAACCTCGGCGTTCGGGGCGACGGAGAACCCCGCCGCCGAGGGGCGCGTCCCGGGTGGGTCCTCGGGGGGCTCTGCCGCGGCCGTCGCCGCCGGCGAGGCCGACGCCGCACTCGGCTCGGACACCGGTGGGTCCGTCCGCTGTCCCGCCGCCTTCTGTGGCGTCGTCGGCATCAAGCCGACCTACGGCCTCGTCTCCCGATACGGACTCGTCGCCTACGCCAACTCGCTCGAACAAATCGGCCCGCTGGCACCGACCGTCGAGGGCGCCGCCGCGGTGCTCGACGCCATCGCCGGTCCCGACCCCAACGACGGGACCACCCGCGAGGAAGGGGCGAACTCGAACTACGTCGACGCTGCCGACGGCGATGTCGGCGGCCTCACTGTCGGCGTTCCCACCGAACTGCTTGAAGGCGCCGACGAGAGAGTCCGTGAGACCTTCGAGGCGGCACTCGATGACCTCCGCGAGCAGGGCGCGACGACCGAGGAGGTGTCACTGCCGTCCGTCGAAACCGCCGTCCAAGCGTACTACGTCATCGCCATGTCCGAAGCGTCGTCGAACCTCGCGCGCTTCGACGGCGTCCGCTACGGGAAGTCGGGCGGCTACGAGGGCAACTGGAACGAATCCTTCGCCAACGCCCGCGAGGAGGGCTTCGGCGAGGAGGTCAAACGGCGCATCCTGCTCGGTACCTACGCCCTCTCTGCGGGGTATCACGACAAGTACTACAAGCAGGCCCAAGACGCCCGTGCGTGGGTGAAACAGGACTTCGACGAGGCCTTCGAGACCGTCGACGTGTTGGCCTCGCCGACGATGCCCGTCCCGCCGTTCGAGTTGGGCGAAAGTCTCGATGACCCCCTCCAGATGTACCTCGCCGACGCCAACACCGTCCCCGTCAACCTCGCGAACCTCCCCGCAATCTCCGTGCCCGCCGGCGAAACCAACGAGGGGCCGGTCGGCCTCCAACTCGTCGGACCAGCCTTCGAGGAGGAGACGCTCATCCGCGCCGGCTCGGCGCTGGCCTGA
- a CDS encoding transcription initiation factor IIB, giving the protein MTDSTVRRFQEENARDENEREDEEEDELVCPECGGRLESDTERGETVCSECGLVVEEDEIDRGPEWRAFDSAEKDEKSRVGAPTTKMMHDEGLSTNIGWQDKDAYGNSLSSRQRQKMQRLRTWNERFRTRDSKERNLKQALGEIDRMASALGLPENVRETASVIYRRALDDDLLPGRSIEGVATASLYAAARQAGTPRSLDEVANVSRVGKDEIARTYRYVARELGLEIEPADPKSYVPRFASDLELSDEAERRARQLLDSAQKAGIHSGKSPVGLAAAAVYAASLLTNEKVTQNEVSEVADISEVTIRNRYHELLEAEEDIAT; this is encoded by the coding sequence ATGACCGATTCCACCGTCAGACGCTTCCAGGAGGAGAACGCCCGAGACGAGAACGAACGGGAGGACGAGGAGGAAGACGAACTCGTCTGTCCGGAGTGTGGGGGGCGACTCGAATCCGACACCGAACGCGGCGAGACAGTCTGCAGCGAGTGCGGACTGGTCGTCGAGGAGGACGAAATCGACCGCGGACCGGAGTGGCGCGCCTTCGATTCGGCCGAAAAAGACGAGAAATCCCGCGTCGGCGCCCCGACGACGAAGATGATGCACGACGAGGGGCTGTCGACGAACATCGGCTGGCAGGACAAAGACGCCTACGGCAACTCCCTGTCGAGTCGCCAGCGCCAGAAGATGCAACGCCTGCGGACGTGGAACGAGCGGTTCCGCACGCGGGATTCGAAGGAGCGCAACCTCAAGCAGGCACTCGGCGAAATCGACCGCATGGCGAGTGCGCTCGGACTCCCCGAGAACGTCCGGGAAACCGCCTCGGTCATCTACCGGCGGGCCCTCGACGACGACCTTCTTCCGGGGCGGTCCATCGAGGGTGTCGCCACGGCGTCGTTGTACGCCGCCGCTCGACAGGCCGGGACGCCCCGCAGCCTCGACGAGGTGGCGAACGTCTCCCGCGTCGGCAAGGACGAAATCGCTCGCACGTACCGCTACGTCGCCCGCGAACTCGGTCTCGAAATCGAACCCGCCGACCCGAAGAGCTACGTCCCGCGGTTCGCAAGCGACCTCGAACTCTCCGACGAGGCCGAACGACGCGCGCGCCAACTGCTCGATAGCGCCCAGAAGGCGGGCATCCACTCCGGGAAGTCGCCGGTCGGCCTCGCCGCCGCCGCGGTGTACGCCGCCTCGTTGCTCACCAACGAGAAGGTCACCCAAAACGAGGTCAGCGAAGTGGCCGACATCTCGGAGGTCACCATCCGCAACCGGTATCACGAACTGCTCGAAGCCGAAGAGGACATCGCCACCTGA
- the gatC gene encoding Asp-tRNA(Asn)/Glu-tRNA(Gln) amidotransferase subunit GatC: protein MTVDDEEVRHVASLARVDLDDEEVELFTEQFGDILEYFEALDDVPEVEREAELANVMRPDEVRESLSQEEALQNAPETEDGYFKGPKVS, encoded by the coding sequence ATGACTGTCGACGACGAGGAGGTCCGCCACGTCGCTTCGCTGGCCCGGGTCGACCTCGATGACGAGGAAGTCGAACTGTTCACCGAGCAGTTCGGCGACATCCTCGAGTATTTCGAGGCGCTCGACGACGTGCCCGAAGTCGAACGCGAGGCCGAGTTGGCGAACGTGATGCGACCCGACGAGGTCCGAGAGAGCCTCTCACAGGAGGAGGCACTACAGAACGCTCCCGAGACCGAGGACGGCTACTTCAAGGGGCCGAAGGTCTCATGA
- a CDS encoding universal stress protein codes for MTDILLAVDDDESRAQLQAEAVADLDWADGSTTVTVAHVFTDNVEGASISQFAPARVARDILEENGIDVTLEESSGDPADQIISLAERRDADLVCVAGRKRSPAGKAVFGSVSQTVMLDSEVPVLFCPFEEE; via the coding sequence ATGACCGATATCCTACTCGCTGTCGACGACGACGAAAGCCGCGCACAGCTGCAGGCCGAAGCGGTCGCGGACCTCGATTGGGCTGACGGCAGTACGACCGTGACCGTCGCTCACGTCTTCACCGACAACGTCGAGGGCGCCTCGATTAGCCAGTTCGCGCCGGCACGCGTCGCCCGCGACATCCTCGAAGAGAACGGCATCGACGTGACGCTCGAAGAGAGCAGCGGCGACCCCGCCGACCAAATCATCAGTCTCGCCGAGCGACGCGACGCCGACCTCGTCTGTGTCGCCGGTCGCAAGCGCTCGCCCGCGGGGAAGGCCGTCTTCGGCAGCGTCTCACAGACGGTGATGCTCGACAGCGAGGTTCCGGTGTTGTTCTGTCCGTTCGAGGAGGAGTGA
- a CDS encoding asparagine synthase C-terminal domain-containing protein: MDGADAAVVQRALDARDPLPGTQGFAGELDDALVRDVLGRYPLFSEADDHTAWSFDPTDLDDPDPVPAGHLRDGDGDTQVWTLPNPDRYADDERAVKEVRTAVTESVDAIESTPAIAFSGGVDSAILADRLDGPLYVGGFEGSHDIEAARSTAEVLGRDLTVVEFTHADLERAVPELVAATGRSNPMDIAIALPLYLVAERVAADGHDRLAVGQGADELFGGYAKVAKAPEDPRVDADTVRGATREVIASLPAQLERDVLTLRAAGVEPIAPLLDDRVVAAALRLPGHLLVDGEERKVALRRAADFLPESARTREKKAVQYGSLVSRELDRLARQAGFKRRMDDHVGQYIDSLVE; encoded by the coding sequence ATGGACGGCGCGGACGCCGCCGTCGTCCAGCGCGCACTCGACGCTCGCGACCCCCTGCCGGGAACGCAGGGCTTCGCCGGCGAACTCGACGACGCGCTCGTCCGCGACGTACTCGGACGGTATCCTCTCTTTTCGGAGGCCGACGACCACACGGCGTGGTCGTTCGACCCGACCGACCTCGACGACCCCGACCCGGTCCCGGCGGGCCACCTGCGTGACGGCGACGGCGACACACAGGTGTGGACGCTGCCGAATCCCGACCGCTACGCCGACGACGAGCGGGCGGTCAAGGAGGTCCGAACCGCGGTGACGGAGTCGGTCGATGCAATCGAGTCGACGCCAGCTATCGCCTTCTCGGGCGGCGTCGACTCGGCGATACTCGCCGACCGACTCGACGGCCCACTGTACGTCGGCGGCTTCGAGGGGAGCCACGACATCGAGGCGGCGCGGTCGACCGCCGAGGTGCTCGGCCGTGACCTCACCGTCGTCGAGTTCACCCACGCAGACCTCGAACGTGCCGTCCCCGAACTCGTCGCCGCGACGGGTCGGTCGAACCCGATGGACATCGCTATCGCCTTACCGCTGTATCTCGTCGCCGAGCGCGTCGCCGCCGATGGCCACGACCGCCTCGCGGTCGGGCAAGGCGCCGACGAACTGTTCGGCGGCTACGCGAAGGTGGCGAAAGCGCCTGAGGACCCCCGCGTCGATGCGGATACCGTCCGCGGAGCAACGCGGGAGGTCATCGCCTCGCTGCCGGCACAGTTGGAGCGAGACGTGTTGACCCTCCGTGCGGCGGGCGTCGAACCCATCGCGCCGCTGTTGGACGACCGGGTCGTGGCCGCGGCACTTCGGCTGCCGGGCCATCTCCTTGTCGACGGCGAAGAACGAAAAGTCGCGCTCAGGCGGGCCGCGGACTTCCTGCCGGAGTCGGCCCGGACGCGGGAGAAGAAGGCCGTCCAGTACGGCAGCCTCGTCTCTCGGGAGTTGGACCGCCTCGCTCGACAGGCAGGCTTCAAACGCCGGATGGACGACCACGTCGGACAGTACATCGACTCGCTCGTGGAGTGA
- a CDS encoding PHP domain-containing protein — MLSVELHSHSELSYDGRDPIELLLEQAEAVGLDALAITDHDEIDASLEAAAKAQKYGLVGIPGMEVSSAAGHILALGVEELIPAGKSFDETLDRIHEAEGIAVVPHPFQKSRHGVAPHVTREQLAEADAIEVYNSRLFTGRSNRQAEQFAREYDLPMTAGSDAHIAEMVGQAVTEVDAYHQSVDSILDAIVEGRTSVVGKRTPWFISIQQFSGGVKRRVASMLPW, encoded by the coding sequence GTGCTGTCGGTCGAGCTCCACTCACACTCCGAGTTGTCGTACGATGGGCGGGATCCCATCGAGTTACTGTTAGAGCAGGCCGAAGCCGTGGGCCTCGACGCGCTCGCGATTACCGACCACGACGAAATCGACGCCTCGCTCGAAGCCGCAGCCAAGGCCCAGAAGTACGGCCTCGTCGGCATCCCGGGGATGGAGGTCTCCAGCGCCGCCGGGCACATCCTCGCGTTGGGTGTCGAGGAGTTGATTCCGGCAGGCAAGAGCTTCGACGAGACCCTCGACCGCATCCACGAGGCCGAGGGTATCGCCGTCGTCCCCCATCCGTTCCAGAAGTCCAGACACGGCGTCGCACCGCACGTCACCCGCGAACAGCTCGCCGAGGCCGACGCCATCGAGGTGTACAACTCTCGGCTGTTCACGGGGCGTTCGAATCGTCAGGCCGAGCAGTTCGCCCGCGAGTACGACCTGCCGATGACCGCCGGCAGCGACGCCCACATCGCCGAGATGGTCGGGCAAGCCGTCACGGAGGTCGACGCCTACCACCAGAGCGTCGACAGCATCCTCGACGCCATCGTCGAGGGGCGCACGAGCGTCGTCGGCAAGCGGACGCCGTGGTTCATCAGCATCCAGCAGTTCAGCGGCGGCGTGAAACGACGCGTCGCCTCGATGCTGCCATGGTGA